One Euzebya sp. genomic window carries:
- a CDS encoding helix-turn-helix domain-containing protein, producing the protein MPHLGSRLRALRQAAALSGREAARVCGLDEKTFRRLESSPTPNPQLATLVAMQRAYGVGSIDELLGRSAVERLGEEWGKGETGSDAA; encoded by the coding sequence GTGCCGCATCTCGGGTCGAGACTTCGGGCCCTGCGGCAAGCGGCCGCGCTATCAGGCCGTGAGGCGGCCCGCGTCTGCGGTCTCGACGAGAAGACCTTCAGGCGTCTTGAGAGTTCGCCGACGCCGAATCCGCAGCTAGCCACGCTCGTGGCTATGCAACGGGCATACGGAGTGGGATCGATCGACGAACTACTCGGGCGTTCTGCGGTCGAGCGCCTGGGTGAGGAGTGGGGCAAGGGCGAAACCGGTTCCGACGCGGCGTGA